A genomic region of Ursus arctos isolate Adak ecotype North America unplaced genomic scaffold, UrsArc2.0 scaffold_8, whole genome shotgun sequence contains the following coding sequences:
- the ASPRV1 gene encoding retroviral-like aspartic protease 1 isoform X4, which produces MAGSGARSREGRRERVFIPEPFDGTSTAPHLWLHRFEVINDLNHWDHATKLRFLKESLRGDAREVYSGLSPKDQEDYGAVKETLLKAFGGLGATRSHLPKEIVFANSMGKGYYLKGKIGKVPVRFLVDSGAQVSVVHPSLWEEVTDGDLDTLRPFENVVKVANGAEMQILGIWDTVVSLGKLKLKAEFLVADASAEEAIIGTDVLQDHNAVLDFEHRTCTLKGKKFRLLPVGGSLEDEFDLELIEEDPSLREGGQELSY; this is translated from the coding sequence ATGGCGGGGAGTGGAGCCAGGAGCCGGGAGGGCCGTCGGGAGCGTGTCTTCATCCCGGAGCCCTTCGATGGAACCAGTACGGCCCCACACCTCTGGCTGCACCGCTTTGAGGTCATCAACGACCTCAACCACTGGGACCACGCCACCAAACTAAGGTTCCTGAAAGAGTCCCTCAGGGGAGATGCCCGGGAGGTCTACAGTGGACTCAGCCCCAAGGACCAGGAAGACTATGGTGCTGTGAAAGAGACCCTCCTGAAGGCCTTCGGGGGGCTGGGGGCCACCCGCAGCCACTTGCCCAAGGAGATCGTCTTTGCCAACAGCATGGGTAAGGGCTACTACCTCAAGGGGAAAATTGGCAAAGTGCCTGTGAGGTTCCTGGTAGACTCTGGGGCCCAGGTCTCTGTGGTCCACCCCAGCTTGTGGGAGGAGGTCACGGATGGTGACTTGGACACCCTGCGGCCCTTTGAGAATGTGGTCAAAGTGGCCAATGGggctgaaatgcagattctgggcATCTGGGATACAGTGGTGTCCCTGGGTAAGCTGAAGCTGAAGGCAGAGTTCCTAGTGGCTGATGCCAGTGCCGAAGAAGCCATCATCGGTACCGATGTGCTCCAGGACCACAACGCTGTCCTGGACTTCGAGCATCGCACGTGCACCCTGAAGGGGAAGAAGTTCCGCCTCCTGCCTGTTGGAGGGTCCCTGGAAGATGAGTTCGATCTGGAGCTCATAGAGGAGGACCCCTCTTTGAGGGAGGGGGGACAGGAGCTCTCCTACTGA